GGGGGATCCAGGTGGGCGTGGCAGGGCAGTGAGGCTGCGGGCTGCGGGCTGCGGATCTGAACGACGACTGCAAGAAGACAGGATGACAGGATGACGCAGAGGCTCCGCGTGGCGCGCTGCTCCAAGCGCCGGGGCGGAGCCTCTGCGTCATCCTGTCATCCTGTCCAATGTCGTTCCGGGGCTCGCGCGCCGGACCCCTGCTGCCTTTGGGGAGGACGCGGATGCGCCGGATCGGAACGGATCATTCGGATCGCTCCGCGTGGCGGCGATGCTCCATGCACCGCGAGGAGCCATCCGCAGCATCCGCTTCATCCGGAGCATCCGCATTCTCTCCAAAGGCCAAACGGCCCCAGGGCGCCGAAGCGTCCCGAGGCCGTTCACGCACCACGCAGCACACAGCACGAAGCACGCAGCGCGTCGTTCACTCCCGCTCGAAGAACGGCGGCGGCGTGATCCCCAGCGCGCGCAGGTACACGTAGCCCTGCCCGCGGTGGTGGATCTCGTTGTCCACGCAGTACAGCAGCAGCTCGTAGAGCGGCGCCGTGTACTGGCCGAACGCGGTCGTCGTCTCCTGGAAGCGCGCCGGCGGGATCTGCCCCCAGAGCGCGTCGATCTCCGCCGTGCTCTCGTCCCACGCCTTCAGCAGCTCGGCCTTCGGGCGCGGGGCGCGGTCGAACGTCGTCTCCCACTCGCCCGTCACGCTCCCCCGCACCATCGGCGCGGCCATGCTCAGCATCTCCAGGGCGAGCACGCCGAACGACCGCATGCCGCCCACCGCGAAGGTGAAGAGCTGGTCCTCGGGGAACGCCTCGATCACCCGGCGCGTCAGCCGGCGGTGGCCCTGCCAGTGCGCGCGCAGCGCCTCCGGCGTCAGGGCGATGGCGGCGGACCCCGTGTAGGCGGCGGGTGAGGATGCGGCGGCGGTGGACACGGCGGACCTCCAGCGTTGGGGCGACGATTCGGGGTTCGTTCGGGACACCAACCTACCCGAGTCAGATGTTCATTCAAGAGCGCCCTCGCGCCCGCGCCGCGGCACGGATGGCGCCTCCCTGCCCGGCCATGCCGCCGTTCACCCCATCCGTCCGGCCCGCCCTGCTCCTCCTGCTCGCGGCGTCCGTGGCCGCCTGCGCCCCCGCTGCCGGCGGCGGGGTGGACACGCCGGCGTCGCCTGCACCCGGGCCTGCACCCGGGCCTGCACCCGCTCCCACGCTGCCGCCGGCGCCATGGACGGGCGCGCGCCTGAGCGCCTCCGCGGTGCCGGCCGTCTACCGCGCCCAGTGGACGCGCGCCGCCAACCGCGCGACCTGCGCCCTGGTCGCGCCGCGCGCGCTGGGCGAGGGCGCCGGCGCGATCCCGCGCGCCGCGACCTACTCGGGCGGCTGGGCGGTCGCCTACGACCGGCCGGGGCAGCGCGGCGCCTTCGGTGTCGCGGGCAGCGGCACCACCGCCGACGGCGCGTCCTACGCCTGGCCCGACACGCTCCGCTGGGCCGACGGCAGCTCGGCCGGCTATGGCCTCGAGGGCGGCACCGGCCCGAGCCATCTCGCCTACCTGCAGATCGCCGGACAGGGGTGCCTCTACAACGTCTGGTCGCGGCTGGGCCGCGCGCACCTCGTAGCGCTGCTCTCGGAGCTGCGCTTCGTGGAGTAGCGCGCCGGACCCCTTCGGACCTTCTGGGGGGATGCGGATGCTGCGGATGAGAACGGATCATTCGGATCGCCCCGCGTGGCGGCGACGTCCCACGCGCCGAGTGGAACGATCCGTTCGATCCGTTCCGATCCGGAGCATCCGCATCCCGCCAAGAGGCCAACGGGTCCGGCGCGACGGGCGGGCTACGCCGCCGGCGAATCCGCGGCCCGTCGCCCGGCGCGCCCCCGTCTGGCGGGCCGAGGCGGGCGCGTGCTACTCTAGCCG
This Roseisolibacter agri DNA region includes the following protein-coding sequences:
- a CDS encoding DinB family protein, whose translation is MSTAAASSPAAYTGSAAIALTPEALRAHWQGHRRLTRRVIEAFPEDQLFTFAVGGMRSFGVLALEMLSMAAPMVRGSVTGEWETTFDRAPRPKAELLKAWDESTAEIDALWGQIPPARFQETTTAFGQYTAPLYELLLYCVDNEIHHRGQGYVYLRALGITPPPFFERE